The genomic region GGAGGTGGTGACCCGTCCGGCCGCGAAGTCGGGGTCGTCGAGCACGGCCTGCAGGAAGGGGATGTTGGTGGCCACGCCGCGGATGCGGAACTCGGCCACGGCCCGCCGCGCCTTCTCGACGGCCTTGTCGAAGGTCCGGCCCCGGCAGGTGAGCTTGGCCAGCATCGAGTCGAAGTGCGCCGAGACCTCGGCGCCGGTGTAGACGGTGCCGCCGTCGAGACGCACCCCGCCGCCGCCGGGGGAGCGGTAGGTGGTGATCTGGCCGGTGTCGGGGCGGAAGCCGTTGGAGGGGTCCTCGGTGGTGATCCGGCACTGCAGGGCGGCGCCGCGCAGCACCAGCGTGTCCTGCGAGAGCCCCAGGTCGGCCAGGGTCTCGCCCGAGGCGATGCGCAGCTGGGCCTGCACCAGGTCGACGTCGGTGACCTCCTCGGTGACCGTGTGCTCGACCTGGATGCGCGGGTTCATCTCGATGAAGCAATAGTTCCCGTCGGGGTCGAGGAGGAACTCCACGGTGCCGGCGTTGCGGTAGCCGATCTCGCGGGCGAAGCGCACGGCGTCGGCGCACATCCGCTCGCGCAGCTCGGGGTCGAGGTTGGGCGCCGGGGCGATCTCGATGACCTTCTGGTGGCGCCGCTGCACCGAGCAGTCGCGCTCGAAGAGGTGCACCACGTCGCCGGCGCCGTCGGCCAGCACCTGCACCTCGATGTGGCGGGGCTCGACCACGGCCTGCTCGATGAAGACGGTCGGGTCGCCGAAGGCGGCCTCGCCCTCGCGCATGCAGGTCTCGACCGCCTCGCGCAGCTTGTCGGGGTCGTCGACGCGGCGCATGCCGCGCCCGCCACCACCGGCCACGGCCTTGACGAAGAGCGGGTAGGGCAGCTCCTCGGCGGCGGCCACCAGGGAGTCGACGTCGGTGGACGGCTCGACGGAGGCCAGCGTCGGCACGCCGGCGGCCTTGGCCGCGGCGATCGCCCGGGCCTTGTTGCCGGTCAGCTCGAGGACCTCGCTGGTGGGGCCGACGAAGGTGATGCCGGCCGCGGCGCAGGCCTCGGCCAGGCCGGGGTTCTCGGAGAGGAAGCCGTAGCCGGGGTAGACCGCGTCGGCACCCGCTCGCACCGCGACGTCGACGATCGCCTGGGGGTCGAGGTAGGCGCGCACCGGGTGGCCGCGCTCGCCGATCTCGTAGGCCTCGTCGGCCTTGAGCCGGTGCTCGGACCAGCGGTCCTCGTGGGGGAAGACCGCGACGGTGCGCGCCCCGAGCTCGTAGGCGGCGCGGAACGCACGCACCGCGATCTCGCCCCGGTTGGCCACCAGCACCTTGGAGAACATGCCCCGCAACCTATCGAGACCCGGGCCCGGGCGTCGGGGTGTCTCAGGCGCGGAACTCAGCCACGGAACTGGGCCAGCAGGTCGGGCGTGGCCGCAGCGGCGAGCTCGACCGCCACGCCCTCGGGCACGTCGGGCACCACGACCCGCTGCCGTCCACCGGCCGTGGTGGCCACCAGCGTGGTCAGCCCCGCCCGGCGCTGGAACCACGAGTCCTGCAGGTTCCAGCCGATGACGTGCTCGACGCCCAGCACGTCGCGCCGGCAGGTCAGGCTGCCGCTCTGCGCGACCAGGCGACCGCCGAGCAGGGCGTGGCCCAGGGTGCGGGAGCGGTCCAGCGCCAGCAGCGCGCCGGCGACGGGCGCCAGCACCGCCACCCCCAGCAGCCACGCGCCGATCCCGGTCTGCGCGACGACGACCACCGCCGCCACGGTGACGGCCAGCGCGGGCACCAGCGCCCGCACCCAGCGGCGTCGTACGGCGGCGGGGCCGTGGGGCCGCAGCGGCGCGGCGGCCGGGGCGTGGTCGCCCAGCACCTCGCCGGCCACCCCGACGACGACGGCGCGCGGGGCCGGCGGCACCAGCTCCATCTGCGACTGGCCCTCGCCCTGCAGGCCGGTGACGATGCTGGAGAGCCGGGCGGCGCCGGCCAGGCGCAGGTTGACCGGCTGGGCGATGGAGACCCCGGCCAGGCGGGCGTCGTCGACGCTGGTCTCGCGGGTGGTGGTCAGGCCGCGGCGCAGGTGCCAGCTGCCGTGCTCGTGGGTCAGCGTCAGGCCCCAGTTGGCGACCAGGTAGCCGCCGACGGCCAGCACCGAGACCGCGACCGCCAGCGCCAGCAGCGCCGCGACCACCATGGCGACACCGGCCACCGCGAGGTCGCCCGCGTCGAGGGGCAGGGGGAGCTGGGTCAGCGCCGTCAGCAGCGCACCGGCGATCGCCAGCCCGGCGCTCGTCAGGGGTGCGTAGCGGCTCCAGGTCGGGTCGAGGCGCAGCACCGGGCGTGCCGGCGTGGCCTCTGCCTCGAAGCCGGCCTCGGCCGCGGGCCCGGCTGGCTCGTCGGTGGGCGCGGCCGCGCTCTCGCGCAGCAGCTGGGCGCGCAGCTCGCGGGCCGGGCCGGCGCGCAGCCCGTCGAGGTCGAGGTCCTGCTCG from Nocardioides salarius harbors:
- a CDS encoding PH domain-containing protein, whose protein sequence is MSADWQRLDRRMLLVHPVREVLRFMPVLIGVAVFGSTSGGGFGLRWELLGVLVPVALGVLRYLTTAYRIHDGRVELRRGLLQRHLLAARLDRVRTVDTSASLIQRVLDLATVRIGTGASEQDLDLDGLRAGPARELRAQLLRESAAAPTDEPAGPAAEAGFEAEATPARPVLRLDPTWSRYAPLTSAGLAIAGALLTALTQLPLPLDAGDLAVAGVAMVVAALLALAVAVSVLAVGGYLVANWGLTLTHEHGSWHLRRGLTTTRETSVDDARLAGVSIAQPVNLRLAGAARLSSIVTGLQGEGQSQMELVPPAPRAVVVGVAGEVLGDHAPAAAPLRPHGPAAVRRRWVRALVPALAVTVAAVVVVAQTGIGAWLLGVAVLAPVAGALLALDRSRTLGHALLGGRLVAQSGSLTCRRDVLGVEHVIGWNLQDSWFQRRAGLTTLVATTAGGRQRVVVPDVPEGVAVELAAAATPDLLAQFRG